One genomic segment of Sphingobacteriales bacterium includes these proteins:
- a CDS encoding sulfatase-like hydrolase/transferase, which produces MISRKSANNPPHVTATASQWLHFGLLCKRLLIVMAIYTILRLAFFGYNIGLFPNVGLAKLLYICFHGLRFDISAILYVNALFVVGHLLPFPFRKYKAYQIGLKILFFVFNLPALFFAVTDLEFYKYQLKRADIGILGTAKDFALRLGQVFRDFWFLFILGFLLFWAIARIYKSTAPKTYQMPHKWLAQIAIFILGIGLTILGMRGGVSLKPIKPLTAAYYVEQNLVPIVNNTPFNIIHSIARKNIVEPTYFSPQQLDSLCNIYFYPEEKSKFKPQNVVILIVESFSSIYTGLNPSGKSYTPFLDSLAQKGLLCTNAFSNGKQSNQGVPAILASLPVLMHDPYIASNYQQSWILGIPGLLKRRATSRHFFMAHKTALSISTVLQNRRVLTTITVAASIITMPISMAPGAFLTAHFYSLVPKK; this is translated from the coding sequence ATGATAAGTCGAAAATCGGCCAATAACCCGCCACATGTTACCGCTACTGCATCGCAATGGCTACATTTTGGGCTATTATGCAAGCGACTGCTTATTGTAATGGCTATTTACACAATTTTGCGCCTTGCCTTTTTTGGCTACAATATAGGCTTGTTCCCTAATGTTGGGTTGGCTAAATTATTATACATTTGTTTTCATGGCTTGCGGTTCGATATTTCGGCCATTTTGTACGTTAATGCTTTGTTTGTTGTCGGCCATTTATTGCCTTTCCCTTTTCGCAAATACAAAGCCTATCAAATAGGGTTAAAAATACTGTTTTTTGTATTTAATTTGCCCGCCTTATTTTTTGCCGTTACCGACCTTGAGTTTTACAAGTACCAGCTTAAACGCGCCGATATAGGTATTTTAGGCACCGCCAAAGATTTTGCCTTGCGCCTTGGGCAGGTTTTCCGCGATTTTTGGTTTTTATTTATTCTTGGTTTTTTATTATTTTGGGCTATTGCCCGCATTTATAAAAGTACAGCCCCTAAAACCTACCAAATGCCCCATAAATGGTTAGCACAAATTGCTATTTTTATATTGGGTATTGGACTTACTATTTTAGGTATGCGAGGTGGCGTATCGTTAAAACCCATTAAACCACTAACTGCCGCTTATTACGTAGAGCAAAATTTAGTGCCAATTGTAAACAACACCCCGTTTAATATTATTCATTCGATTGCCCGAAAAAATATCGTTGAACCGACTTATTTTAGCCCTCAACAGTTAGACAGTTTGTGTAATATCTATTTTTATCCGGAAGAAAAAAGCAAGTTTAAGCCACAAAACGTTGTAATACTTATTGTTGAAAGCTTTTCGTCAATTTACACCGGATTAAATCCTTCCGGAAAATCATATACCCCGTTTTTAGACAGTTTGGCACAAAAAGGCCTACTATGTACTAATGCGTTTTCGAACGGAAAACAAAGCAACCAAGGCGTACCGGCCATATTGGCAAGTTTGCCCGTTTTGATGCACGACCCCTATATTGCCTCGAACTACCAACAAAGTTGGATTTTAGGTATTCCGGGTTTATTGAAAAGAAGGGCTACGAGTCGGCATTTTTTCATGGCGCACAAAACGGCTCTTTCAATTTCGACAGTTTTGCAAAATCGGAGGGTTTTGACCACTATTACGGTCGCCGCGAGTATAATAACGATGCCGATTTCGATGGCACCTGGGGCATTTTTGACGGCCCATTTTTACAGTTTAGTGCCGAAAAAATAA
- a CDS encoding sulfatase-like hydrolase/transferase codes for MSSHQPYALPPGFEGRFKGDELLQSVGYADYALEQFFETVKKQPWYKNTLFVLVADHCGPTISVGNKTHVGRFMIPIVFYHPEDKSLAGKRIDFVTQQSDILPSVMDYLNYDLPYSAFGHSFLSPDSSIVRCAFNFQDNTYQYITNDYALQFDGEEIAGLYAYKTDSLEANNLLLVGDSLANPEFRKIADSLLVPLKAVIQRHNSAMIRNQLLPPETMPKRKSKKSKTTTSAGAVKKK; via the coding sequence TTGTCGTCTCACCAGCCTTATGCTTTGCCGCCCGGCTTTGAAGGGCGGTTTAAGGGCGATGAATTGTTGCAAAGTGTAGGTTATGCCGATTATGCCTTAGAACAATTTTTTGAAACCGTAAAAAAACAACCTTGGTACAAAAATACTTTATTTGTGTTGGTGGCCGACCATTGTGGCCCAACGATTTCGGTTGGCAATAAAACCCATGTTGGCCGATTTATGATTCCGATTGTATTTTATCATCCGGAAGATAAAAGTTTGGCAGGCAAACGTATCGATTTTGTAACCCAACAATCAGACATTTTACCTTCGGTAATGGATTATCTTAATTATGACCTGCCTTATTCGGCATTTGGGCATAGTTTTTTGAGCCCCGATTCGAGTATTGTAAGGTGTGCATTTAATTTTCAAGACAATACCTACCAATATATTACCAACGACTACGCGCTGCAATTTGACGGCGAAGAAATTGCTGGCTTATACGCTTACAAAACAGATAGTTTAGAGGCTAATAATTTATTGTTAGTTGGCGATAGTTTGGCGAATCCGGAATTCCGGAAAATTGCCGATAGCTTATTGGTACCGCTCAAAGCTGTTATTCAACGTCATAATTCGGCCATGATTCGCAACCAATTGCTTCCGCCCGAAACTATGCCTAAACGCAAAAGTAAAAAAAGTAAAACTACTACATCGGCGGGGGCAGTCAAAAAAAAGTAG
- a CDS encoding tetratricopeptide repeat protein: MENTKLIALLKTLDDKTIKRFADFVQSPFFNKNKTIIRFCEVVLSFYPKFEPAKINREKLFKKIYPDKAFHSGTWHNLISDVMALFESFLQQINLELLPVDAELYLVNQLIYRKDYKTAEKKLLQLHQNLTTEHQPDAHTYYNQLKINIGLCQIYLATSAFEKYSKIVQNNLQTVALLNWNLSMETKMQALNLLQVARHTPIDLTVLNQIITTFNPNEATTNNNPNLLAYYYGIAMMEQPNWQNYGLLKQTYELYKSVFTWNIKLNINTLLSNYLKQMQFKQPLTPVLHEELFKLYLEAYPDMVAMQGHIPANLFDNIVLEGQKLRSKNWVLQFIAENIKYWPNPATQQAYQLFAQGRLLLAQGELHEAIALLANAEPFIENGYFDTKLLLMYAYFETNNDDAFELTLDAYKNTAKNHPELAEHHAKYIPNMLWLLPKLLKLKNQYSNKRYQQLQTFIETDTTYLHSKTWALKQLTQIEHAINAAQGAKKRRWA; encoded by the coding sequence ATGGAAAATACAAAATTAATTGCACTTTTAAAAACCTTAGACGACAAAACAATAAAACGATTTGCCGATTTTGTGCAATCGCCATTTTTCAATAAAAATAAGACCATTATTCGTTTTTGCGAGGTGGTATTGTCATTTTACCCCAAGTTTGAGCCGGCCAAAATTAATCGCGAAAAACTATTCAAAAAAATTTATCCGGATAAGGCTTTTCATTCCGGAACCTGGCATAATTTAATTTCAGATGTAATGGCTTTGTTTGAATCGTTTTTACAACAAATAAATCTTGAGTTACTGCCTGTTGATGCCGAGCTGTATTTAGTAAACCAATTAATTTACCGGAAAGACTACAAAACCGCCGAAAAAAAGCTTTTACAGCTACACCAAAATTTAACCACTGAACACCAGCCCGATGCACATACATACTATAACCAATTAAAAATAAATATAGGATTATGTCAAATTTATTTGGCAACATCGGCATTCGAAAAATACAGTAAAATTGTACAAAACAACCTTCAGACCGTTGCGCTGCTCAATTGGAATTTATCTATGGAAACCAAAATGCAAGCGCTTAATTTGTTGCAAGTGGCACGCCATACACCCATTGACTTAACAGTTTTAAACCAAATTATTACCACCTTTAACCCCAACGAAGCAACAACAAATAACAACCCTAATTTGTTGGCTTATTATTACGGTATTGCTATGATGGAACAACCAAATTGGCAAAATTACGGGCTGTTAAAACAAACTTACGAATTATATAAATCGGTGTTTACATGGAATATAAAACTTAATATTAACACCTTATTGAGCAATTACTTAAAACAAATGCAATTTAAACAACCGCTTACCCCGGTTTTGCACGAAGAACTTTTTAAACTGTATTTAGAGGCATATCCGGATATGGTAGCGATGCAAGGACATATTCCTGCCAATTTATTTGATAATATTGTGTTAGAAGGGCAAAAATTGCGCAGTAAAAATTGGGTTCTGCAGTTTATTGCCGAAAATATAAAATACTGGCCTAACCCCGCCACGCAACAAGCCTACCAACTGTTTGCCCAAGGGCGACTTTTATTGGCCCAAGGCGAGTTGCACGAGGCCATTGCTTTGTTGGCCAACGCCGAGCCGTTTATTGAAAATGGCTATTTCGATACCAAATTGCTGTTAATGTATGCTTATTTTGAAACCAATAACGACGACGCCTTTGAATTAACCCTCGATGCCTATAAAAACACCGCTAAAAACCACCCCGAGTTAGCCGAGCACCATGCAAAATACATTCCAAACATGTTATGGTTATTGCCCAAATTACTAAAATTAAAAAACCAGTACAGCAACAAACGCTATCAGCAGCTACAAACATTTATTGAAACCGACACTACTTATTTACACAGCAAAACCTGGGCGCTTAAACAACTAACCCAAATTGAACACGCTATTAATGCCGCACAAGGCGCAAAAAAACGCCGCTGGGCTTAA
- the nadC gene encoding carboxylating nicotinate-nucleotide diphosphorylase: MLVSPDVLDKFIEQILAEDVREGDHTSNACIPEFAEGKARLLVKQSGILAGVAVAERIFHKVSPHLALQIYLLDGTPIEPGNIAFEVSGPIRSILLAERMVLNCMQRMSGVATLTNQYVKAIAGTKAKILDTRKTTPGIRFLEKWAVRIGGGYNHRFGLYDMLMIKDNHHDFCGGITKAVSAAQKYLTEKGLSHLKIELEVRNLTELEEALAVGQINRIMFDNFTPELTRQAVQMVNGRYETESSGGITLQTIAAYAQTGVDFISVGALTHSSQSLDLSLKAFT, from the coding sequence ATGTTGGTATCGCCCGATGTTTTAGATAAGTTTATAGAACAAATATTAGCCGAAGATGTGCGCGAAGGCGACCATACTTCAAACGCTTGTATTCCGGAATTTGCCGAGGGTAAAGCGCGCCTATTGGTAAAACAATCCGGAATATTGGCCGGAGTTGCCGTTGCCGAACGCATTTTTCATAAAGTAAGCCCCCATTTGGCCTTGCAAATTTACTTGCTCGATGGCACCCCTATTGAACCCGGCAACATAGCATTTGAAGTGAGCGGGCCTATACGCAGTATTTTATTAGCCGAACGAATGGTACTAAATTGTATGCAGCGCATGAGCGGCGTAGCCACCCTAACCAACCAATATGTTAAGGCAATTGCTGGCACCAAAGCCAAAATTCTCGACACCCGCAAAACGACACCCGGCATCCGTTTTCTCGAAAAATGGGCAGTGCGCATAGGCGGCGGCTATAATCACCGCTTTGGCTTGTACGATATGCTAATGATTAAAGACAACCACCACGATTTTTGTGGCGGTATTACCAAAGCTGTATCAGCAGCCCAAAAATATTTAACCGAAAAAGGATTATCGCATTTAAAAATTGAATTGGAAGTGCGCAATTTAACCGAGTTAGAAGAAGCACTTGCCGTAGGCCAAATTAACCGCATTATGTTCGACAATTTTACCCCCGAACTAACCCGCCAGGCCGTACAAATGGTAAATGGTCGCTACGAAACCGAGTCTTCGGGGGGTATTACCCTGCAAACCATTGCTGCCTACGCCCAAACGGGTGTCGATTTTATATCGGTGGGCGCACTTACCCACTCAAGCCAAAGTTTAGACTTAAGTTTAAAGGCATTCACCTAA
- a CDS encoding type IX secretion system membrane protein PorP/SprF, whose amino-acid sequence MRLVLCFGVVIFLLGLVSSNTAFAQQDAQYTHYMFNSLAFNPGYAGTRGALNFTALGRFQWVGVEGAPKTFVLSGHSPITNQNMGVGGWVETDRIGVHNRTSLFGNYAYHLPVSEQNTLSLGLTAGFWHYASNWGNAGNILNPDDPNAINESSKILPNFGLGAFFYGENYYAGLSAPHILAQKLDEIALEAKQFLHLYLTGGYLFPLSEKLQLMPTALVKMTPNSSPVTFDVNANLIFDNKFGIGVGYRNSDAIDVMLQFNHKQLRIGYAYDLTLSQLKTFGSGSHEIMLGIDLGNKGNDDFGSDGKVLSPRFF is encoded by the coding sequence ATGCGTTTAGTATTGTGCTTTGGCGTTGTTATTTTTTTACTTGGTTTAGTTAGCAGTAATACGGCTTTTGCCCAGCAAGATGCCCAATACACTCACTATATGTTTAATAGTTTGGCCTTTAACCCTGGCTATGCCGGCACACGCGGCGCACTTAACTTTACCGCCTTGGGGCGATTTCAGTGGGTAGGCGTTGAGGGGGCACCTAAAACCTTTGTATTAAGCGGACATAGCCCAATTACAAACCAAAACATGGGCGTAGGCGGCTGGGTCGAAACCGATAGAATTGGGGTGCATAACCGCACCAGTTTATTTGGCAATTATGCCTATCATTTACCGGTTAGCGAGCAAAATACCCTTTCCTTGGGTTTAACCGCCGGCTTTTGGCACTACGCCTCAAACTGGGGCAATGCGGGCAATATATTAAACCCCGATGACCCAAACGCCATAAACGAATCGAGTAAAATTTTACCCAATTTTGGCTTGGGCGCATTTTTTTATGGCGAAAACTATTATGCCGGATTGTCGGCCCCACATATTTTAGCCCAAAAATTAGACGAAATAGCCCTTGAAGCCAAACAATTTTTACACCTCTATTTAACAGGCGGCTATTTGTTCCCGCTTAGCGAAAAATTACAGTTAATGCCAACCGCCTTAGTAAAAATGACACCTAACAGTTCGCCTGTTACTTTTGATGTTAATGCTAACCTTATTTTTGACAACAAATTTGGCATAGGTGTAGGCTACCGCAACTCAGACGCCATAGACGTTATGTTGCAATTTAACCACAAACAACTGCGCATAGGCTATGCCTACGACCTAACCCTAAGCCAACTTAAAACTTTTGGCAGCGGCTCGCACGAGATTATGCTGGGTATTGACCTTGGCAATAAAGGTAATGATGATTTTGGCAGCGATGGGAAAGTATTAAGCCCGAGATTTTTTTAG